AAGAAAGGCGCCAACAGAGAAGAACGTCAAAGAGGACTAAGGAACATATGTGCAACTCGAGACAATGGCTATGGGGTTGCCATTGGCAGAACAAAGGGAGTCTCTCTTATCAATTCATTACTGTTGAGTTAAAATAGTGTTGCTATTTGTTTTGGATAACGTGTTTgagtaattattattatcttagGAGACTAATGATATTTCTTATGAGACTATTACAAATATAAAGAAGGAAGACTGACGTTACTTAGGAGATTAATGATATTTCTAATGAGACTTCTTCAATTTccgtttattaaaatattacggtacttgataattttaaaatttttaaaaaatattttatatttcaatcATTTTTAAGTgatatcaattaatttttaaatagattataggttattataaaaaatattttaagaaaaaatttatacttttaaaagttaaattaatatctataatggATGGAAGACATGTAATTTTAGATGATATGgaggatttaaaaatttaattttaaaaatataaggactaatatattaattatactaaaatttagagACTAAAATATAGTTTacgtaatataaaatatttcactCATACCTATAAGAATCTAATTATTTATGagaatattttaagtatttgattttttttttttttttgatttgcTAACTAACAAAATTATAGATAgaattaacttttatttaaatcaattaattataaaaaaaattaaaaatttaattttaaaaataaaaaataattaattaattatattaaaattcataaattaaaatataatttaccttTATATTTACCTATATTAACAAGTCCTGTTTGCATGTTAAATCATATAATATTGTGTTTTCATGAAGAAGTGATCGTGAGAAAGAGactgattattttattttattttatatatataacaaaagaaaaagcaaaaagaaaGATTGGTATAATGTATGCTGGTGCATGCAGGTGCAGCGCAGATGATAAATTTCCAAAAATTAGAACTCTAATGTACTCAACAAAAATGCGATAATAGAGCTGTGTGGGATCAAGAAAGAACCTTAGTATTACTGGTTCCTGTCTTAATCTCCGGTCAAATCGCACTTTTCCTTTCcttcctttccttttcttttctttcaaacaaggccTAACAAAATAAAAGCAGAAACGAAAATTTTTCGTATATAACACCTTTATGtctatatattttatgaaaaatattatgaacattcacttaaatattttttataagatgtataataaataaatttcaactaTTCGGTCGGGGTGAAAAGTAGTTGTGAGTATTCGATCGatttggtttaaaatcgaactgaattgaataaattgaaaatcaaaattttaatatttataaaaatcaaatcgaattgattttgataaaaaatcaaattgaattgaattggtttaattcaatttgatcgatttaaatttttaataaattttttattttttatatattatttttatcttatttttaatattttaaaatttaattaaaatattttaatattaattatgatctaattttaaaaatatattaatcggttcgtttcgatttttttaattattttattaaaatcaaatcgaatttaaatagttaaaatttttaaaatttaaaattgaatcaaactgaaatgaataaaaaatcgaactgaatttttaaattaaaatagtttgatcaatttttttttatttaaatcgaatatTGCTGAAATTTAATGAAAAGTATTTAATAATCAGTATTTtcgtattttatatattattttttactacACATATTTTATTTGTTGAGTTGTGATCATTTGAGAATAATATATACTAAAAAAAAGGTTAGGTTGTAAGCAAGAAATGTTAAAGATGTGATGTCTTTACTATGTACATTTTGCCTGTAATTTACATCTACAAATTATACATTTTTCTGTGCATTTCTTCTCTTGAGCAAAACCATCATCTGAATCCTAACTTTTCTTTGTGGTGCTTACTGAGCATCTTCTTTGCCGTCGCTCTAAATGGACACGTGGAGCTCACAAACCCGTTAACTAAATGCAGATACGTGCTCAGCTCGTGACACGTGGCAACATCCTTTTTTCTCAGATACGGTGATTTCTTGCTGCTTAGTCGCAGCTCTCGTCCCACCTCAGCATACACCCACTGCGTATTCTCTACACTCTTCTGCACCCAGCTTGGCAATCCTGACATCTGGATTGTCTGATTTCCTGCCATGTCATTGTTGTCAATCACAAATCCTGGTACTTTTGTGATGATATCATCGGAGTTCACTATCCGCAGTATCTTCGTCCCACCATTTTCCAGCTGGCATCTGAAGCTTCTGTTACCTACGCGTGGCCCACCAAACGAAATTGCGGTTACCGTCGCTGCATTTTCAAAGCTCGACTTTATATCGTAAGCCGTTAGTATAGCTAGTGCAGCACCCAGACTGTGTCCGGTTATCGTGAAACTCAGTGGCTCATCACCGTACCTTTCCAGGACCCTCGCAACCTCCTCCTTCACACTCCTTTGTAAACTAGGAACTGTGGAAGTACTCGATGTGTAGAGGCTCAAAAATCCGCTCTCCACCATTGGCCCATTGCTGCTACGTCCCACATTTCCTTCACGGTGTGGTAGACAAGTTAGCGTGGCGCGTAAATTTTCAAGCCACTCCAAGCAAGTAGCGGTGCCCCTGTAAGCAATAACGACATCACGGCGGCCTAGTCTAGCAATCTCGTTTTTGTCCTGGCAAACGGCAACGAAGCCAATCCAGCTGGATTGGGTGGACATCCAGCTCGGTGCTTTATCAATCCAAAGTGGCAATCGTAGGCCAGAAGTGGCACGGAGATCCTTGGTCATGCGATAGCCAGTTTCGCTTATTCCAGTCCTGGCAAAAAGCGAGTTTCTAGAGAATTTAGATGTGGCATAAGTAGAAGAAGAAGGATCAAAGTCAAAGGACCGATAGGCTGCATCAACAAATTGCCCGTATCGTAAAATCTCACTTCTGAGAGTATCATCAAGAGGGTCAAGCAAGCCCTCCCAGTTGTTGATTCCTTGATATTCCATCCATTTCCTGCCAAGTTTCTTGGAAGTAGTGGTGAGAGAGCAACGCACATGGAGCGAGTTGTGGCTGTTGATAGGCTGCGATAATTTGAGCATCGAAAATTTGGTAGTGAGCAATCTTCGAGACACATGGGAAGTAGGAGAGTGAAGAGTGAGCTCCAGGTGTGTTGAAGCAGAAGGTAAAGTGCATGGCCTAGCTCCAACCGGAAACCTCATATTGTTGTTTGTTGTTATGGGTCGGAGGCTTCCGCTTGGCTTCTTCATTTTTGTCAGGAATATAAGCGGAAATTTATAGCAAGCAACGAGGGAGGAAAGCAAGGACTATAGATAACAAAAAAGTGGACGGCGGAGCATGCACAatagttttgaaaaaaaaacaaaaaatacaatTAGCAAAGCAAGCAAGTTTTAATCAGGAAGGGGATTACtacagaaaataaatataacagAAAAACGTCTACAGTCGAGCGTTTGACTTGGACACACcaccaaaatattttaataaataaatgacaAAATCTCTTTCCGACCAATATAACCAGCATGCTGTCACGTGCATTTCACAGGCCGCGTCCCCCGGTCTACTCTTTCACCTCAGCTTTTTAGCTAAACGGTATGCTTAAGCTCGCTCCATTTAAAAAACCCGAGCTTAATCACATattgtaattaaatattttataaatttataaatattccaaatgctttttttttttttaagaaaatggtAAGACTGGATGGTTATAACATTCCACATGCTAttgtatttttagaatttagggaaaaatattttaataacgctgtgaaattattattttaatattattaaaataataaattagtaataatttaaaactaatgcaaataaattattatatatatattaataaattatttattttatatttgtatggttataattttaataatgattttttaaaaacaaaactcaaccataatttttatttattgttgaaaatataattaaattgctATTTTATATATggtaagataataaaaataaatataatggtatttaaattatttccatcgatttatatatataatttgtaaCCACTTTATTATATATGCTGTAGTAACTCATTACCATTTTAAGTAGTaagattataaaaattttggaaataaattataaagataaAAGACTAATTTAGTTAATATACAATTTATTAAAGGAATAGTTTTTAATACGACACCAAAAATTAAGGATAAgagttgaatttatttatatttatgttaaaataatattaatatttaaattttttatttaatttattaattatattgagTTTGTATTGATTCTTAATTATATTCGTGTGGAACATGAGCTCCAAACTTAAATTATTACCCCCAATAATTTAtgatatatgcatgttggaatggatgGTTTTTCTGCCCCGATATATGGAAAATTAATgaggatttattttatttaatcattaaatataattaataattgataTTTGATAATGGTTACAGTTAGTCAATACTTGATAACTACTGATGGCTTAATTAAGGTAATTAATCTATATATGTTAAAATAATGATGATAAAACCTTATATATGTATTGTTATTATATTtagaatgaaaaattaataatcaaagATATATATCGTATGAATTAGTTTACTATTAACATAAGgatatgattattattttataataacaccataatttattttattatttaaaataaatacataaaaattaaataatataaaaaaaaattagtgtgtatatattaaaattaaagtagtcttttttatgttaaaatatcaataatctATGATTGATTAACTGAGATCCGGTGGGCTTTCCAAATGTAGACATTTGTACATCGGTTTAATTACATTTGTACATCGGTTTAATTTAATGGAGAAATTAATAGATTAGAATTGATTCAAAAGTAAATAAATGtcgaaaaataaaagaaagttaACAAATAAAGTGTTAAACTTTTAGATGTTAAGGTTTCTTGAGTGAGGTAAAATGGTGAATTATGTGAAAATTAAATAGTCAGGAATATCCTAACATTGGTTAGATTCACAACAATATATACTTCTGATCGTTCTGACACCCTCATGTTATATTTTATTGAACTGGATAAGGATACTTTGTTGCAGATGTATTAAACGGTTCATTAATGGTTGGTAATTGGTTATTAAATATAGAATTGGCTAGTCTATATACTGTCTAATTTACTATTGGCGAATAAATATAGAGTCGGCTAGTTTATATACCGTCTAATTTACCTGGTGCACATTTGATTTCGGTGATATTCCAAGCGTAGGAAGTTGAcattttatcttgatttttGTAGACCGTGCTCAATTTACTAAATTTATATCGAAATTAATACTTATCAATTTCTAAAATTGATGAAACTAAAAACATGTgttttgattagaaaatatcttaaattttatatgttatctCTCGTGAACGACTATAATTTCACAACTTCTTAGAGCATTAGTGATTTAGAAGATTTATCAACTGAAACAATATTTTATATGATGTTTGCAACAAAAAGACATGAAAACAGCTATTAAAAAGGAAGATTTATCTGCTACTTTAAATCTCTAATCCAAATGCTGTGgtgtaatataaaaaataatataaatcagATTCTCCAATTATCTAATACGTTTGCAAATGTCACTTTGGTTATGCTTTTATACCTTACTCATCAGCCAAATGAGTTTTGGATTAGTGTTTCCATTTTCAGATATGCATTTGGTTCAGCGTTTCCTTTTAGAAATTAAGCCTACACAAAACGGCGGCGGATGGATAAGAAAGATTGGATTTAAGGAAGCTAATTACGAAATGGTGATGTTCAGAATCTAATTCTTCTGAGTTTAAATCACATCTAAGATCCTCTCTTATCTAATTAATCacactaattaattaatgatgCCTTCACAACTTTACACGTGTGAATTTGATGACTCCCAGCTCAGGTGAGAAATTAAGAAATCAAGATTgggatttttattatatttacgaAAATTGCTTTTCCAAATGCTAACGCGTCAAGAAAGACATCTTTTGGAACGTTTAAGACTTTTCCAATTTAAATACATCCAAAGTTGGTCAAATACTACATATATATAATCACATGCAAAGAATTTCACgtcattaaaattttcaatcaaGTACTTAgatgtaaatttttatttattttaaagtaatttacaatataatatagtaaaatataataattattttgttaaattaatcgttaatttattattgattaaagaagtgaatttaaattaaagaaattaaattattataaatattaaaattaaagatgttaaattattataaattattaaaattaaagatgttaaactattttaaaacataaaatctaaaaaattaaattattataatttaagagtaaaatttaataaaaaactattttattaatgtaataaattttagagattaaattattttttattaaaataatagtgattaaattatgaattttatattttggagattatattataaatcatccattattttatttatttttttggatcAAAAAGAAATATGGCCAGTTTACAAggatgaaaaaagaaaagaagaaaaataaataaaaatttattatttcatccatatatatattataaaaaaatttattaattaatattttaattttaaaaatatattaaaatgttactAATATCtacctttaattttaattattaaatattactatttaatttatattaagtattactatttaatttaggtgatatgaaaaaaatttttaattaattttttaattttataatttactaattaatcactattttaatatttttcataatatttaataattaaaattaattaataattttttaaaaaaattttacagatattttaatttttttataataaatattaattaataaattttttttataataccgaaattaaaaatatcttcTCTAAAAATAGAATAACAGACGTGACCGTGACATACCCCTTATCGAACTTGAAATGGGTGCACGACATGTGTTCCTCGTGCAATTCTTAAATTATCCGCACTATCTCTTGAAAATAAGGAGATGACAAGAAAATGGATTTCGATTTTCCCAAAGATCCTATTCATTTTTCGCTCCTCTCGTTTTTTCTATTCTCTTGTAATCTAGCAGCAAGTGACCATCTTCAGAAAAGCTTACCTAATAGATATCTCTAAtggaaaattatataataaatttggaATATCAAAGACCATTATAAAACTATGCTCTGCTATTTATATTTTGAgatgtaaataaaaatattaaatggattattaattattatgataacataaaaaagttataatattattttaattaaaaaatagaattcactcaggggcggagggaaggtacggcaaggggcacgtgccgtaccggcgatCGAAAAATGCTTTAaaggggatgaaggtgccgcagcggcgcagtCGGTGCTCTACTAAAGGGAAGTTCATGGCTCCACCACTGAATCCACTAAATCATATGTCAAAAGGAGATAAAAGATAGTTATCTTTTTTTAAGGTTAGCATACCTTGAGGATCTCTCTTTTTAAAGAGGTTCTTCTTCCTCTTTGAGAGggactctcttttttttttttatctttttgtcattattttttattattaaaattttattttaaattttataaatataatttaaacgtCAAACAATctagatttctttttttttttgaatcaagaaagattttatttatcttGTAGAATAATAATCCAAGAGACAATCAGGAATGTTAATCCAAATCTTGAATCTACCATGATGAATAGACTCTCTAGCTAATAAATGGGCGGCTCTATTTTCTGAACGTCGTATCCAACGAACATGAAT
The sequence above is a segment of the Manihot esculenta cultivar AM560-2 chromosome 5, M.esculenta_v8, whole genome shotgun sequence genome. Coding sequences within it:
- the LOC110616212 gene encoding phospholipase A(1) DAD1, chloroplastic, which gives rise to MRFPVGARPCTLPSASTHLELTLHSPTSHVSRRLLTTKFSMLKLSQPINSHNSLHVRCSLTTTSKKLGRKWMEYQGINNWEGLLDPLDDTLRSEILRYGQFVDAAYRSFDFDPSSSTYATSKFSRNSLFARTGISETGYRMTKDLRATSGLRLPLWIDKAPSWMSTQSSWIGFVAVCQDKNEIARLGRRDVVIAYRGTATCLEWLENLRATLTCLPHREGNVGRSSNGPMVESGFLSLYTSSTSTVPSLQRSVKEEVARVLERYGDEPLSFTITGHSLGAALAILTAYDIKSSFENAATVTAISFGGPRVGNRSFRCQLENGGTKILRIVNSDDIITKVPGFVIDNNDMAGNQTIQMSGLPSWVQKSVENTQWVYAEVGRELRLSSKKSPYLRKKDVATCHELSTYLHLVNGFVSSTCPFRATAKKMLSKHHKEKLGFR